Proteins co-encoded in one Leptodactylus fuscus isolate aLepFus1 chromosome 4, aLepFus1.hap2, whole genome shotgun sequence genomic window:
- the VCPIP1 gene encoding deubiquitinating protein VCPIP1: MSQQPPQSPAQAQQRRRDRRIFSGTCPDPKCRARLFFPAQGSASIECTDCGQRHEQRQLLEVEEVTEPDVVLHNLLRNALLGVAGTPRRNTDMVKVMGLSNYHCKLLSPILARYGMDKQTGKAKLLRDMNQGDVFDCSLLGDRAFLIEPEHVDTVGYGKDRSGSLLYLHDTLEDIKKANSNQECFIPVHVDGDGHCLVHAVSRALVGRELFWHALRENLKKHLKENLDRYKALFHDFIDVAEWEDIINECDPWFVPPEGVPLGLRNIHIFGLANVLHRPIILLDSLSGMRSSGDYSATFLPGLIPVENCKGKDGQLNKPICIAWSSSGRNHYIPLVGIKGGPLPKLPLKLLPKAWGVPQDLIRKYVKLEEDGGCVIGGDRSLQDKYLLRLVAAMEEVFMDKHGIHPSLVADVHQYFYRRTGVIGIQPEEVTAAAKKAVLENRLYKCLICGALSELLVPPEWLAPGGKLYNLAKSTHGQLKPDKNYSFPLNYIVCSYDAVNDILIPDFTLSNLTSCNWCRGNSVRRVRNDSSIVYLDGDRTNTRSYGGKCGCGFKHYWDGKEYDNLPEAFPITLEWGGRVVRETVYWFQYESDTSLNSNVYDVAMKLVTKHFPGEFGSEILVQKVVNTILHQTAKKNPGDYTPVSIDGAHIQRVEDIKPEQDSDPHLPTKIILTGQKAKTLHKEELNMSKTERKLQQNITEQASVMQKRKSEKIKQEQKGQIRSSSPGTIRDGPSSGPSTPTKTPYSPTSSKEKKIRITTNDGRQAMLTLKFSTTFSELQEGIAKELDIPPYLQCIRYGFPPKELLPPKDGMENEPVPLQHGDRVTVEILKAKEKPVQHSSAHSAHSVTEEDSAVSMKSVSKELQDQIDKEMYSLCLLATLMGEDVWSYAKGLPHLFQQGGVFYNIMKKNTGVVDGKHCTFPYLPNKTFVYNAAEDRLELCADTAGHFPIGPEVEDLVKEAMTQVRSEASSRSRESSPSHGLMKLGSGGVVKKKSEQHHNVTVFQGKGHSLGTASTSPEHNQRTRATAKPSTTASLNSTAPYSDSSFMSASNDGELIRVAPGVVTMRDGRQLDPSLIEAQRKKLQEMVSSIQASMDKHLRDQNTEPLSGSDTSPKKGEWLSSKPMASPSRVNVDTTVGPVAPAGNVGSSIASSLSVRPKVQSAGSTDDPEEMDSQDTDIANIAEPMDHS, translated from the exons ATGTCTCAGCAGCCTCCTCAGTCCCCGGCACAGGCGCAGCAGAGGAGGAGGGATCGCCGCATCTTTTCAGGGACCTGTCCGGACCCCAAGTGCAGGGCCCGGCTCTTCTTCCCGGCTCAGGGGTCTGCAAGTATCGAGTGCACGGACTGCGGCCAGAGACATGAACAGAGACAGCTGCTGGAGGTGGAAGAAGTCACCGAGCCGGACGTGGTGCTCCATAACCTGCTGAGGAACGCCCTGCTCGGGGTGGCCGGGACCCCTAGGAGGAACACAGACATGGTTAAAGTCATGGGGCTCTCCAACTACCACTGCAAACTGCTGTCCCCCATCCTGGCCCGCTATGGCATGGACAAGCAGACTGGCAAGGCCAAGCTGCTGCGGGACATGAACCAGGGGGACGTGTTTGACTGCTCTTTGTTGGGGGACAGGGCCTTTCTCATTGAGCCAGAGCATGTTGACACCGTGGGCTACGGGAAGGACCGCTCAGGTAGCCTGCTCTACCTGCACGACACATTGGAGGACATCAAGAAAGCCAACAGCAACCAGGAGTGTTTCATACCCGTGCACGTAGATGGGGATGGCCACTGCTTGGTGCATGCCGTATCTCGGGCACTGGTGGGCAGGGAACTATTTTGGCATGCTCTACGGGAAAATCTTAAGAAACACCTGAAAGAAAACCTGGACAGATACAAAGCCCTCTTCCATGACTTCATAGATGTGGCAGAATGGGAAGACATTATTAATGAGTGTGATCCCTGGTTTGTACCTCCAGAAGGCGTCCCTCTAGGTTTACGTAATATTCACATATTCGGCCTTGCCAATGTTCTTCATCGTCCTATTATATTGCTTGATTCCTTGAGCGGCATGAGAAGTTCTGGGGATTATTCGGCTACTTTCCTTCCTGGATTGATACCAGTGGAAAATTGCAAAGGAAAAGATGGACAGCTCAATAAACCCATATGCATTGCCTGGAGCAGTTCTGGACGTAATCATTACATCCCTTTAGTAGGTATCAAAGGTGGTCCCTTGCCAAAATTACCCTTGAAATTACTTCCTAAAGCGTGGGGGGTTCCTCAAGATTTGATCCGAAAATACGTAAAGTTGGAGGAGGATGGTGGTTGTGTTATTGGAGGAGACCGAAGTCTACAAGACAAATATTTGCTGCGACTGGTTGCTGCTATGGAGGAGGTGTTCATGGACAAGCATGGTATCCACCCTAGTTTGGTAGCAGATGTGCACCAATATTTCTACAGACGAACTGGAGTCATCGGCATTCAGCCTGAAGAAGTCACAGCTGCTGCCAAGAAGGCAGTGTTGGAAAATCGCCTTTACAAATGCCTCATATGTGGTGCACTATCAGAGCTTCTGGTTCCTCCAGAGTGGTTGGCCCCGGGCGGCAAACTATATAACTTGGCCAAATCAACACATGGTCAGTTGAAGCCAGATAAAAATTACAGCTTTCCCCTCAATTACATTGTTTGTTCTTATGATGCAGTAAATGATATCTTAATACCTGACTTTACATTGAGCAATTTAACCAGTTGCAATTGGTGTCGTGGGAACTCGGTCCGCAGAGTGAGAAATGATTCATCCATTGTGTATCTAGATGGAGACAGAACTAACACTAGATCTTATGGGGGTAAATGTGGTTGTGGCTTTAAACATTACTGGGATGGTAAAGAATATGACAACTTACCTGAAGCATTCCCTATAACCTTAGAGTGGGGTGGAAGAGTGGTCAGGGAAACCGTCTACTGGTTCCAGTATGAAAGTGACACCAGTCTGAATAGTAATGTCTATGATGTTGCAATGAAACTGGTCACGAAGCACTTTCCAGGGGAGTTTGGCAGTGAAATTCTTGTACAGAAGGTGGTGAATACAATATTACATCAAACAGCCAAAAAGAATCCTGGTGACTATACCCCTGTATCCATAGACGGTGCTCACATCCAACGGGTGGAAGATATAAAACCAGAACAGGACTCTGACCCTCATTTACCAACAAAAATCATTCTTACAGGCCAGAAGGCCAAAACTTTGCACAAAGAAGAGTTAAACATGAGTAAAACTGAAAGGAAGCTTCAACAAAACATTACAGAGCAAGCGTCTGTAATGCAGAAACGCAAATCTGAAAAGATTAAACAGGAACAGAAAGGACAAATAAGATCTTCCTCTCCTGGTACAATCAGAGATGGTCCTTCATCTGGGCCTTCAACCCCCACAAAAACGCCTTACTCCCCGACATCCTCCAAAGAAAAGAAAATCCGCATTACCACCAATGATGGCCGCCAGGCGATGCTTACCTTAAAGTTCTCAACAACGTTCTCTGAGTTGCAGGAAGGTATAGCAAAAGAGTTGGATATTCCTCCGTATTTACAGTGCATTCGCTATGGATTTCCTCCAAAGGAGCTTCTACCACCAAAGGATGGCATGGAGAATGAACCTGTACCTTTACAACACGGTGACCGAGTGACAGTAGAGATTTTAAAGGCCAAAGAGAAACCTGTCCAGCACTCTTCTGCCCACTCGGCCCACTCTGTCACAGAGGAGGATTCTGCTGTGTCTATGAAATCTGTTTCTAAGGAGCTTCAAGACCAGATTGATAAGGAGATGTACTCCTTGTGTTTGCTGGCAACCCTTATGG GAGAAGATGTTTGGTCCTATGCTAAAGGCCTGCCGCATCTGTTCCAGCAGGGAGGTGTCTTTTACAATATTATGAAGAAAAACACGG GAGTGGTTGATGGAAAACACTGCACGTTTCCTTACCTACCTAACAAAACATTTGTTTACAATGCGGCGGAAGACCGGCTAGAGCTGTGTGCGGATACTGCCGGCCATTTTCCTATCGGCCCCGAGGTTGAAGACTTGGTGAAAGAGGCCATGACTCAAGTGCGTTCTGAAGCATCTTCTAGAAGCAGAGAGTCAAGTCCTTCACACGGGCTGATGAAATTGGGTAGTGGTGGTGTGGTCAAGAAGAAGTCTGAGCAGCATCACAACGTGACAGTCTTTCAAGGCAAAGGTCACTCTCTAGGAACGGCCTCCACCAGTCCAGAACATAACCAGAGAACCCGAGCTACAGCGAAGCCTAGCACCACCGCCAGTCTCAATAGCACTGCACCATATTCTGATTCCTCATTCATGTCTGCATCCAATGATGGTGAGCTTATTAGAGTAGCTCCTGGAGTAGTCACTATGAGAGATGGTCGCCAActtgaccccagtttaattgaGGCCCAGAGGAAAAAATTGCAAGAAATGGTTTCTTCTATTCAGGCTTCTATGGATAAGCACTTACGGGATCAAAACACGGAGCCATTGTCAGGATCTGATACTTCGCCAAAGAAGGGAGAATGGCTTTCCTCAAAGCCGATGGCCAGCCCTTCAAGGGTGAATGTAGACACAACTGTGGGACCTGTAGCACCTGCTGGTAATGTTGGGAGCTCTATAGCGTCATCATTATCTGTTAGACCTAAAGTTCAGTCTGCAGGTTCTACGGATGATCCGGAAGAGATGGACAGCCAGGACACAGATATAGCCAACATAGCTGAGCCTATGGATCATTCATGA